In Setaria viridis chromosome 5, Setaria_viridis_v4.0, whole genome shotgun sequence, the genomic stretch CTATGTACTCATCGTACGAAAGTTATTTTTGCTTTGGATACTGAAACGTTTAACCGCAATATATGCCGGAGATAATGATCATGTAACGTATCAAACAAAATAATGTATACTTGTACAATCTTTCATGGTACCGTGAAACTGTAGCTCCGTGCTAGGTGTCACGTGTTGAGGCTAGCTAGTGTCTCAAACTCTTCATTTGTAGCGTTAGATCCACCAAACATAGCACAAGTACACCACGTCTCAGCTATTTTCGGCAACACCATCACCATCTGCTCTGCCAACTCGATGAACAAGGTGGCTGCCACCTCTCTTTTAGTAGCCCTAAAAAAGGACAGGCGCCACAGGGTTCGCAACAGCCTCCAGCTCGCGCAGCCGATCCGGGCACAGAAACGGTCGCTCGCAAAAGATAAATCCGCAGCATTCCCCAGGACGGAGAGAGAAGATATTAGTACTCCGTAATAACCAACCGGAGGGGACGGGACGggccggagcggagcggagcccAAAAATCGCGCCCACGAAGCTTCCACgaagctccctccctcccctcccgcccccGCCTTTTTATCTCCCACCTCCCGCTGCCCCCGTCTCGTCGTCCCCTCCATCCCCACCCCACCACCGCCTTTCCCCCATTCCCGAGCCTCCCGGATACCCATTCCCACCGCCAGCAACGGCGCAGCAGAAGATGAAGCTCTCCGTCCAGTCCTTGGCCAGGAAGCTCTCCCTCCCGTCCCCGAAGCGGTCGTGGAGCGGCGGCAAGAAGGACGGGAGCGGCAAGCGCTCCCTGTCGCGCAGCGAGGCGCCGTCGTTCGCGTcggcgtcctcgtcctcctccgacGAAACGCTCGCCCGGTCCTCCACGCCGCGGTCCGTGCTGATGCCGCTGTCCCCGGCCGAGATCCCGCGGCGGGAGCTGGAGGCCGTGCTGCGGCGCCTCGGCCACGGTGAGCCCTCCGACGACGAGCTCGACGCCgtggccgccatggccgcgcagGCCCCCGCACCCGGCGGGGAGGACGAGCTCATGGAGGCGTTCAGGGTcttcgacgccgacggcgacggccgcatCACCGCCGAGGAGCTCCGCGCCGTCATGGAGGCcatcctcggcggcggcgccgagggatGCAGCCTCGACGACTGCCGCCGCATGAtcggcggcgtcgacgccgacggcgacggcttcGTCGGCTTCCAGGACTTCGCGCGCATGATGATGgcgaccgccaccgccgccgtcgacgcgcGGGCCTTCTTGTGATCCGTTCCTCTCCATCATCATCTTGGCTTGTTTCCCTGCTTCCCGCCAAAGATGGGATGGCCCCGTCGGCCCTGATGCGCGCTATATATCATCTTCTCCAAAGATCTTTTGGGCGCGCAGGATGATAGGCTGCTACGATCGATCTACTAGTAGGAGTACGCCATTAAAggagcttgcttgcttgctgctaATCCATGCACGATTAGCGAGACCCCCGCGCATGCAATTGCAAGTTCCTTGTAAAATTATTTGTCGCGAGAGAGTGAGTATAACGGCAAGGCGAATGATTGGTTCTTTCgaattttttgaatttatttgaaTCCCGATTCCGACAACTAATGGGTGCATGTCGAGATTGTATCTGTTGCCAACTGCCGGTGGTGTCGAGATTTGGAAGAAATTTGGCTGTACGCGTAGGATGAATGATTGGAGATTCGAATTTGCTGCTGGACGAGGCCTGATTCCGGGCTGGGGACGTGTGGTTGCGATGGCAACGTGGCGAGCCCACGTCTTTCAGCTGACTGGCTAAAGTGAGCGACTGAGCGCGCCCTTTTTGTCTGTTCCTCTCCATCGTCTAGCGTGTTGGTTCTGGCCAGCTTCCTTATCATTTACCGGCACTGTTTTGAGCTGTTTATT encodes the following:
- the LOC117857313 gene encoding probable calcium-binding protein CML35; its protein translation is MKLSVQSLARKLSLPSPKRSWSGGKKDGSGKRSLSRSEAPSFASASSSSSDETLARSSTPRSVLMPLSPAEIPRRELEAVLRRLGHGEPSDDELDAVAAMAAQAPAPGGEDELMEAFRVFDADGDGRITAEELRAVMEAILGGGAEGCSLDDCRRMIGGVDADGDGFVGFQDFARMMMATATAAVDARAFL